One window of the Archangium primigenium genome contains the following:
- a CDS encoding YqaA family protein produces the protein MNPSPPVAVPPEKLSWYRRLYLRVEALASTRYAVIALIVVSVIDASVFPVPPFVLLVPMVLAQPRRWLPYSLAGTVASILGGFLGYYLGTLIHQGALTFLDINLDARIERFGVNATVGELLGQNFWVLALLCSVLPTPFKVVAIGSGMVAVPLDRFFLAAVLGRSARFLAVGGVMRFFGPTARKWLRV, from the coding sequence ATGAACCCATCCCCGCCCGTGGCCGTCCCTCCCGAGAAGCTCTCCTGGTACCGCCGGCTGTACCTGCGGGTGGAGGCCCTCGCCTCCACGCGCTACGCCGTGATCGCGCTCATCGTCGTGTCGGTGATCGACGCCTCGGTGTTCCCCGTGCCGCCCTTCGTGCTGCTCGTGCCCATGGTGCTCGCCCAGCCGCGCCGGTGGCTGCCGTACTCGCTGGCCGGCACCGTGGCGAGCATCCTCGGCGGCTTTCTCGGCTACTACCTGGGCACGCTCATCCACCAGGGCGCCCTGACGTTCCTGGACATCAACCTGGATGCGCGCATCGAGCGCTTCGGCGTCAACGCCACCGTGGGCGAGCTGCTGGGGCAGAACTTCTGGGTGCTCGCGCTCTTGTGCTCGGTGCTGCCCACGCCCTTCAAGGTGGTGGCCATTGGCAGCGGCATGGTGGCGGTGCCGCTGGATCGCTTCTTCCTCGCGGCGGTGCTGGGCCGCTCGGCGCGCTTTCTCGCCGTGGGCGGGGTGATGCGCTTCTTCGGGCCCACCGCGCGCAAGTGGCTGCGCGTGTGA